One window of the Corvus moneduloides isolate bCorMon1 chromosome 10, bCorMon1.pri, whole genome shotgun sequence genome contains the following:
- the IL1RAP gene encoding interleukin-1 receptor accessory protein isoform X3, with the protein MKMVSVLLVSLWLSMVTLGRGSELQLRHLVLPAAERCDDWGVDTMKQIQIYDGEPAKIKCPLFETFLKYNYSTAHSAGLTLIWYRIAQDRDLEEPINYRLPDNHISKDKDTLWFWPALLNDTGNYTCMLRNTTYCSKVAFPLEVVPKDEHSCVSHSIKPPEEMFYLEHANQKITCPDIDGFYPASVTPTVKWYLNCNSVDNFYERYPQGPKLVIGIVRSAYKGNYTCIVTFKDHGRTYNLTRTIKMKVVGSPNKALPPQFTSPNEKVLYELEAGDDLILPCEVFFTFLKDSRTEVWWTIDGKNTDDITDPKIKVTQSEITRDFEDKTLIRTLTVAKATAEDLKRNYTCYARNAKGEEHSQAVVRMKVVAPKYTVELACGLGATILLVVVLIVIYHVYWLEMVLFYRAHFGTDETILDGKEYDVYVSYARNAEEEEFVLLTLRGVLENEFGYKLCIFDRDSLPGGIVTDETLSFIQKSRRLLVVLSPNYVLQGTQALLELKAGLENMASKGNIKVILVQYKAIKKSKVKELKQAKAALNVIKWKGEKSKFPKGRFWKQLQVEMPVKKISRSLSLDGLMHIPEKCLTQSENKPKHTPKIHKLGQGWGGTQGFFREGPCPEHFRG; encoded by the exons AGTTGCAACTAAGGCACCTTGTTCTTCCGGCTGCAGAGCGCTGCGATGACTGGGGTGTGGACACCATGAAGCAGATCCAGATTTATGATGGGGAACCTGCCAAGATCAAATGCCCACTTTTTGAGACCTTCTTGAAGTACAACTATAGCACAGCCCACTCTGCTGGCTTAACCCTGATCTGGTACAGGATCGCGCAGGACCGGGATCTGGAGGAGCCCATTAATTACCGTCTACCGGACAATCACATCAGTAAGGATAAAGACACCCTTTGGTTCTGGCCTGCTCTTCTCAATGACACTGGGAATTACACCTGCATGCTCAG GAACACAACCTACTGCAGCAAAGTTGCATTTCCCTTGGAGGTTGTTCCAAAAGATGAGCACTCTTGTGTGAGCCATTCCATAAAACCTCCTGAGGAGATGTTCTACTTGGAGCACGCCAATCAGAAGATCACATGTCCAGATATTGATGGGTTTTACCCTGCCAGCGTGACACCAACTGTCAAGTGGTACCTG AACTGCAACTCGGTGGATAACTTCTATGAGAGATATCCCCAAGGGCCCAAGCTTGTCATTGGCATTGTCCGCAGTGCATATAAAGGGAATTACACTTGTATTGTGACATTCAAGGACCATGGAAGAACCTATAATCTCACCAGAACCATAAAGATGAAGGTGGTGG GATCTCCGAACAAGGCCTTGCCACCACAGTTCACCTCTCCAAATGAGAAAGTTTTGTACGAACTGGAAGCAG GTGATGACCTTATCCTGCCCTGTGAGGTTTTCTTCACATTCCTGAAGGACTCCCGGACTGAGGTGTGGTGGACCATAGATGGGAAAAACACAGATGACATCACAGACCCCAAGATAAAAGTCACACAAAG TGAAATTACTAGAGATTTCGAAGACAAAACTCTGATAAGGACTCTAACAGTTGCAAAAGCCACAGCAGAGGACCTGAAGCGGAACTACACTTGCTATGCCAGGAATGCCAAAGGCgaggagcacagccaggctgtaGTGCGCATGAAAG TTGTAGCACCCAAGTACACCGTGGAGCTGGCCTGTGGTCTGGGGGCAACCATCCTGCTTGTTGTGGTGCTCATAGTCATCTATCATGTGTATTGGCTTGAAATGGTCCTCTTCTATCGGGCTCATTTTGGGACAGATGAAACCATTCTAG ACGGGAAGGAGTACGATGTGTACGTGTCCTACGCGCGCAAcgcagaggaggaggaatttGTGCTGCTGACACTGCGGGGAGTCCTGGAGAACGAGTTTGGGTACAAGCTGTGTATCTTCGACAGAGACAGCCTCCCTGGGGGAA TTGTCACAGACGAAACCCTGAGCTTCATCCAGAAAAGCCGACGTCTGCTTGTTGTCCTGAGCCCCAACTACGTGTTGCAGGGGACACAGGCCCTGCTGGAGCTCAAGGCTGGCCTAGAGAATATGGCCTCCAAGGGCAACATCAAAGTCATTCTAGTGCAGTACAaagccatcaagaagagcaaagtgaAGGAGCTGAAGCAGGCCAAGGCAGCCTTGAATGTCATTAAATGGAAAGGCGAGAAATCCAAGTTCCCAAAGGGCAGGttctggaagcagctgcaggtggaaatgccagtgaaaaaaattagcCGGAGTTTAAGCCTTGATGGGTTGATGCATATCCCTGAAAAATGTTTGACACaatcagaaaacaaaccaaaacacacccCAAAAATCCACAAGTTAGGCCAGGGGTGGGGAGGAACTCAGGGTTTTTTCCGTGAAGGACCATGTCCCGAGCATTTCAGAGGATAG
- the IL1RAP gene encoding interleukin-1 receptor accessory protein isoform X4, with product MKMVSVLLVSLWLSMVTLGRGSELQLRHLVLPAAERCDDWGVDTMKQIQIYDGEPAKIKCPLFETFLKYNYSTAHSAGLTLIWYRIAQDRDLEEPINYRLPDNHISKDKDTLWFWPALLNDTGNYTCMLRNTTYCSKVAFPLEVVPKDEHSCVSHSIKPPEEMFYLEHANQKITCPDIDGFYPASVTPTVKWYLNCNSVDNFYERYPQGPKLVIGIVRSAYKGNYTCIVTFKDHGRTYNLTRTIKMKVVGSPNKALPPQFTSPNEKVLYELEAGDDLILPCEVFFTFLKDSRTEVWWTIDGKNTDDITDPKIKVTQSEITRDFEDKTLIRTLTVAKATAEDLKRNYTCYARNAKGEEHSQAVVRMKDALPGSLRSQSSCV from the exons AGTTGCAACTAAGGCACCTTGTTCTTCCGGCTGCAGAGCGCTGCGATGACTGGGGTGTGGACACCATGAAGCAGATCCAGATTTATGATGGGGAACCTGCCAAGATCAAATGCCCACTTTTTGAGACCTTCTTGAAGTACAACTATAGCACAGCCCACTCTGCTGGCTTAACCCTGATCTGGTACAGGATCGCGCAGGACCGGGATCTGGAGGAGCCCATTAATTACCGTCTACCGGACAATCACATCAGTAAGGATAAAGACACCCTTTGGTTCTGGCCTGCTCTTCTCAATGACACTGGGAATTACACCTGCATGCTCAG GAACACAACCTACTGCAGCAAAGTTGCATTTCCCTTGGAGGTTGTTCCAAAAGATGAGCACTCTTGTGTGAGCCATTCCATAAAACCTCCTGAGGAGATGTTCTACTTGGAGCACGCCAATCAGAAGATCACATGTCCAGATATTGATGGGTTTTACCCTGCCAGCGTGACACCAACTGTCAAGTGGTACCTG AACTGCAACTCGGTGGATAACTTCTATGAGAGATATCCCCAAGGGCCCAAGCTTGTCATTGGCATTGTCCGCAGTGCATATAAAGGGAATTACACTTGTATTGTGACATTCAAGGACCATGGAAGAACCTATAATCTCACCAGAACCATAAAGATGAAGGTGGTGG GATCTCCGAACAAGGCCTTGCCACCACAGTTCACCTCTCCAAATGAGAAAGTTTTGTACGAACTGGAAGCAG GTGATGACCTTATCCTGCCCTGTGAGGTTTTCTTCACATTCCTGAAGGACTCCCGGACTGAGGTGTGGTGGACCATAGATGGGAAAAACACAGATGACATCACAGACCCCAAGATAAAAGTCACACAAAG TGAAATTACTAGAGATTTCGAAGACAAAACTCTGATAAGGACTCTAACAGTTGCAAAAGCCACAGCAGAGGACCTGAAGCGGAACTACACTTGCTATGCCAGGAATGCCAAAGGCgaggagcacagccaggctgtaGTGCGCATGAAAG ATGCTTTACCTGGATCTCTTAGAAGTCAGAGCAGTTGTGTGTGA